A single genomic interval of bacterium harbors:
- a CDS encoding glycosyltransferase, with amino-acid sequence MQKNSLPKHIFFSLIYVSQILVANDLPLVAVTCMYNNEKWALKNLESIFNQKYNNFRVVIVDDCSTDNTVSIIKNYLNVSKNNKRTVLIENKNRRRKLANLYDVLYQIADDEIAILVDGDDWLADNSVFSYINSIYQKNDVWFTYGQYENIPAQEAIAWGFNPKGYAKAIPTETIKNRSYRKGPFYYMHPRTFKGWLFKLVKLEDLISTSVEGFIGDFFPASNDLAMYIPMVEMAHTKVRFIKKILYKRNLFSDLVGFKVDRTIQVNSGHEIKKRSPYTQIQYPISRNLTLHKNSSLKFIIETNNLDETIYSIKAQEYLDQKIDSFTIILNDKVDPKTVYILEKQYPKITIIYSKNPKNSAFKHIMSAETEYICYMNNTSQVINFDQLIYQLNKTYADIIILGEKHTCCPPKMKAQLTENLYAVKNCFLKEVLQPYTINGFILHQNNKKRITIFDDGITVTSLEAMNDHISLLYEL; translated from the coding sequence ATGCAAAAAAACAGTCTACCAAAGCACATCTTTTTTTCGTTGATTTATGTATCGCAAATATTGGTCGCAAACGATCTACCGCTTGTTGCTGTGACATGTATGTATAATAACGAAAAATGGGCACTCAAAAACCTTGAGTCGATTTTTAATCAAAAATACAATAATTTTAGAGTTGTTATTGTGGATGACTGCTCAACCGACAATACGGTTTCTATTATTAAAAATTATCTCAATGTCTCAAAGAATAATAAAAGAACAGTTTTAATCGAAAACAAAAATAGAAGGCGCAAACTGGCAAACTTATATGATGTATTATACCAGATTGCAGATGATGAAATCGCTATACTGGTTGACGGAGATGATTGGCTAGCAGATAATTCAGTATTTTCATACATTAACAGCATCTACCAAAAAAACGATGTATGGTTTACGTACGGCCAATATGAAAATATCCCGGCACAAGAAGCAATCGCATGGGGCTTTAATCCAAAAGGTTATGCAAAAGCAATCCCAACAGAAACTATCAAAAACCGATCGTACAGAAAAGGACCTTTCTATTATATGCATCCACGAACCTTTAAAGGCTGGTTATTCAAACTAGTAAAACTGGAAGATCTCATTTCCACTTCAGTGGAAGGTTTTATAGGCGATTTTTTCCCCGCAAGCAATGACCTTGCAATGTACATTCCAATGGTAGAAATGGCACATACAAAAGTCAGATTCATAAAAAAAATATTATATAAAAGAAATCTATTCTCAGATTTGGTAGGATTCAAAGTAGATCGTACCATACAAGTCAACAGTGGACACGAGATAAAAAAACGAAGTCCGTATACACAAATTCAATATCCTATCTCAAGAAATCTTACCCTACATAAAAACAGTTCATTAAAATTCATCATAGAAACGAATAATCTAGACGAGACCATATATTCTATAAAGGCACAGGAATATCTCGATCAAAAAATAGATTCATTTACCATTATTCTAAATGACAAAGTTGATCCCAAAACAGTCTATATTCTAGAAAAGCAGTACCCAAAAATTACTATCATATACTCAAAAAATCCTAAAAATTCTGCTTTCAAACACATTATGTCTGCTGAAACTGAATACATTTGCTACATGAACAATACTAGTCAAGTGATTAATTTCGATCAACTGATCTACCAACTCAATAAGACCTATGCTGATATCATTATTCTTGGCGAAAAACATACATGCTGCCCACCAAAAATGAAAGCGCAACTTACAGAAAACCTTTACGCAGTAAAAAACTGTTTCTTAAAAGAGGTACTGCAACCGTACACCATAAATGGCTTCATTCTTCATCAAAACAATAAAAAACGGATAACGATATTTGATGACGGCATAACAGTAACATCACTTGAAGCTATGAATGACCATATATCGCTTCTGTATGAATTATAA
- a CDS encoding FkbM family methyltransferase codes for MKQVMYRFFKKTDVFSVLQLYLHTCKTVVEAGAFWGHDSKKMALMWPEATIHAFEPIPEHFQRLATETMTYNNIIVHQLALADKNEVKELFLSFKGERLSQAASFLKPKDRLKHSLITFNGSRYVQTVTLSSFMSRYNIDQIDLLWLDLQGYEYAVLEAAEAVLPFVRVIHMEVYFIQAYDGHPLYEAVVKWVQNQGFTVVARDFEDTTKHFFGNIICVRSDCL; via the coding sequence TTGAAACAAGTGATGTATCGATTTTTTAAAAAAACAGATGTTTTTTCTGTGCTTCAGCTTTATCTGCATACTTGCAAAACAGTTGTTGAAGCTGGGGCTTTTTGGGGTCATGATTCAAAAAAAATGGCATTAATGTGGCCGGAGGCAACTATTCATGCGTTTGAACCGATTCCTGAACATTTTCAAAGACTTGCAACTGAAACTATGACATACAACAATATTATAGTTCATCAACTTGCACTTGCTGACAAAAATGAAGTAAAAGAGCTTTTTCTTTCTTTCAAAGGTGAACGATTATCGCAAGCAGCGTCTTTTTTAAAGCCAAAAGACCGACTAAAGCATAGCCTAATCACTTTTAATGGCAGTAGGTATGTACAAACTGTTACATTGTCTTCTTTTATGAGTCGATATAATATCGACCAAATAGATCTTTTGTGGCTTGATTTACAGGGTTATGAATATGCAGTTTTGGAGGCAGCTGAGGCTGTTTTACCGTTTGTACGTGTTATTCATATGGAAGTATATTTCATTCAGGCGTATGATGGTCATCCATTATATGAAGCAGTTGTAAAATGGGTTCAAAATCAAGGTTTTACCGTTGTTGCTCGTGATTTTGAAGATACAACAAAACACTTTTTTGGCAATATTATCTGTGTACGGTCAGACTGTTTATAA